In Hermetia illucens chromosome 1, iHerIll2.2.curated.20191125, whole genome shotgun sequence, one genomic interval encodes:
- the LOC119661415 gene encoding uncharacterized protein LOC119661415, whose amino-acid sequence MFWVLAVLLFVTGGRANKCTLSYEPSYPAIFTQKIGSNNIILSARGGQLSWDDRTTVNAYCPGGFRHLALKNPHNYEDNFDYDTVGNRVYHQSPDMSHLKNIVLSCQDVQMKFEGSEIQNDGQLSCSTTSKYYETVVPACKYRGLAYGFFVGEQAVVLAEVCYQLDLLQPTFLHYAAGDRSTILEHQSTQNVANLTTGSVEVLIDDSNLEVEMQSLLEAVQESIPEYATVVQYKLDEFIPLKESLGVFGSYTNDFRSLNMIPWWTPLKLGNWKSIEEAIETISRNETYDIFAGISGVVIYPNNDKCLSTGTLTYKAVPYVRNVPKYIWNYIRKRKYPDEGVVVIGVNTPFVDNSKGDYIICQDICDSISWLNSMKMTRKMAGLGYIFCCKPAEVKDKLDNFPIF is encoded by the exons ATGTTCTGGGTGTTAGCAGTCTTACTGTTCGTTACAGGCGGAAGAGCAa ATAAATGCACCTTGAGCTACGAGCCTTCTTATCCTGCCATTTTTACACAAAAGATCGGATCCAATAACATTATTCTCAGCGCAAGAGGTGGTCAGCTATCTTGGGATGATAGAACAACGGTGAATGCTTACTGCCCGGGCGGATTCAG ACATTTGGCACTTAAAAATCCTCACAATTATGAAGACAATTTCGATTATGACACCGTCGGCAATCGCGTCTACCACCAAAGTCCTGACATGAGCCATTTGAAGAACATTGTACTTTCGTGCCAGGACGTCCAAATGAAGTTTGAGGGGTCAGAAATTCAAAATGATGGACAGCTTAGTTGTTCTACGACATCCAAATATTATGAAACAGTGGTGCCTGCATGCAAATATCGGGGCCTTGCCTATGGTTTCTTCGTAGGGGAACAGGCCGTAGTTCTGGCAGAAGTCTGCTACCAACTGGATCTTCTGCAGCCCACCTTCCTGCATTACGCAGCTGGCGATCGTAGCACTATCCTTGAGCATCAGTCAACCCAAAATGTTGCTAACTTGACGACTGGCTCCGTTGAGGTTCTCATTGATGACAGCAACCTGGAAGTTGA GATGCAGTCTTTATTGGAAGCAGTGCAAGAATCAATTCCTGAATACGCAACCGTGGTACAATATAAATTAGATGAATTTATTCCTTTGAAAGAGTCATTGGGCGTTTTTGGATCCTACACCAATGACTTCCGCAGCCTAAATATGATCCCTTGGTGGACACCTTTAAAACTTGGTAACTGGAAGTCAATCGAAGAAGCCATCGAAACCATATCAAGAAATGAAACGTATGATATTTTTGCTGGTATCTCAGGTGTTGTGATCTACCCCAACAATGATAAGTGCTTGTCCACCGGTACCCTTACATATAAAGCAGTTCCGTATGTTCGAAATGTACCAAAATATATTTGGAATTACATTAGGAAAAGGAAGTATCCTGATGAGGGTGTCGTTGTCATTGGTGTCAATACTCCATTCGTTGATAACTCAAAAGGCGACTACATCATTTGCCAGGATATCTGTGACAGTATTTCATGGCTTAACTCCATGAAAATGACTAGAAAAATGGCAGGACTTGGTTATATATTTTGTTGCAAGCCAGCAGAAGTAAAAGATAAATTGGATAATTTCCCAATTTTTTGA
- the LOC119661416 gene encoding uncharacterized protein LOC119661416, with product MFWVLAVLLLVTGGRANKCTLNYEPSYPAIFTQKIGSNNIILSARGGQLSWDDRTMVNAYCPAGFRHLALKNPHNYEDNFDYDTDGNRVYQQSPDMSHLKNIVLSCQDVQMMFEGSKIQNDGQLSCSTTSKYYETVVPACKYRGLAYGFFIGKQAVVLAEVCYQLDLLQPTFLHYVAGDRSTILEHQSTHNVANLTTPSVEVFIDDSNLEVEMQSLLEAVQESIPEYATVVQYKLDEFIPLKESLGVFGSYTNDFRSVNMIPWWTSLKLGNWRSIEEAIETISRNETYDIFAGISGVVIYPNNDKCLSTGTLTYKAVPYVRNVPKYIWNYIRKTKHPDEGVVVIGVNTPFLDSSKGDYIICQDICDSISWLNSMKMTRKMAGLGYIFCCKPAEVKDKLDNFPIF from the exons ATGTTCTGGGTGTTAGCAGTATTACTGTTAGTTACAGGCGGAAGAGCAa ATAAATGCACCTTGAACTATGAGCCTTCTTATCCTGCCATTTTCACGCAAAAGATCGGATCCAATAACATTATTCTCAGCGCAAGAGGTGGCCAACTATCTTGGGATGATAGAACAATGGTGAATGCTTACTGCCCGGCCGGATTCAG ACATTTGGCACTTAAAAATCCTCACAATTATGAAGACAATTTCGATTATGACACCGACGGCAATCGTGTCTACCAACAAAGTCCTGACATGAGCCATTTGAAGAACATTGTACTTTCGTGCCAGGACGTCCAAATGATGTTTGAAgggtcaaaaattcaaaatgatggACAGCTTAGTTGTTCTACAACATCCAAGTATTACGAAACAGTGGTGCCTGCATGCAAATATCGGGGCCTTGCCTATGGTTTCTTCATAGGGAAACAGGCCGTAGTTCTGGCAGAAGTCTGCTACCAACTGGATCTTCTGCAGCCCACCTTCCTGCATTACGTAGCTGGTGATCGTAGCACTATCCTTGAGCATCAGTCAACCCATAATGTTGCTAACTTGACGACTCCCTCCGTCGAGGTTTTCATTGATGACAGCAACCTGGAAGTTGA GATGCAATCTTTATTGGAAGCAGTGCAAGAATCAATTCCTGAATACGCAACCGTGGTACAATATAAATTAGATGAATTTATTCCTTTGAAAGAGTCATTGGGCGTTTTTGGATCCTACACCAATGACTTTCGTAGTGTGAATATGATCCCTTGGTGGACATCTTTGAAACTTGGTAACTGGAGGTCAATCGAAGAAGCCATCGAAACCATATCAAGAAATGAAACGTATGATATTTTTGCTGGTATCTCAGGTGTTGTGATCTACCCCAACAATGATAAGTGCTTGTCCACCGGTACCCTTACATATAAAGCAGTTCCATATGTTCGAAATGTACCAAAATATATTTGGAATTACATTAGGAAAACGAAGCATCCTGATGAGGGTGTCGTTGTCATTGGTGTCAATACTCCATTCCTTGATAGCTCGAAAGGCGACTACATCATTTGCCAGGATATCTGTGACAGTATTTCATGGCTTAACTCCATGAAAATGACTAGAAAAATGGCAGGACTTGGTTATATATTTTGTTGCAAGCCAGCAGAAGTAAAAGATAAATTGGATAATTTCCCAATTTTTTGA